In the Perca flavescens isolate YP-PL-M2 chromosome 10, PFLA_1.0, whole genome shotgun sequence genome, caaaacacagAGATTAGATCAAATTATCATGACACATGTACGTCTTATGGGGACTCTTATCTGCTATGGATTTAAttcttgttctgtttttgtaatTTACTGTATTATGTAAATCACTTTGTGACATGTGTGCACAAAGTGtgctttaatttgttttctcaaaaaaacaaaccatacttttgagtttaaaaaaaactacatttcaacttacacacattatatatatatatatatatatatatatatatatatatatatatatatatatatatatatatatatatatatatatacacacatatatatacacacatatatatatatatatatatatatatatatatatatatatatacatacatacatatatatatatatatatatatatatatacatacatacatacatacatatatatatatatatatatatatatatatatatatatatatatatatatatatatatatatatatatatatatatatatatgtgtgtatatatatatatatatatatatatatatatgtatatatatatatatatatatatatatatatatatatatatatatatatatatatatatatatatatatatatatatatatatatatatatatatatatatatatatatatatatacacatacacagctgTAAAGTTGGTGTTGTTGCTACAAACTAATATGAACTTACATCTTTAGGTAGAATGAATGAGTTCTGATccactttttatttaattcttttttttttttaaatcacttttgaGTATGAACCTACCTACTTACCAGCGGCCATTCCTAAGTGGCTACATTTAATGAGGCTGTACCGTAATATCAAAGAAATAATGAAGTACCACATTATTGGCCAATGGAGCAGCAATGGACACGTCTATTCCGTCTTCTTCGTCTCTGTGTTGTGAGTCGATGGTGCCATCTAGAAGCCAGAAGACTGCATGAATGCTGGGATGCCCAGTTTATACAGGTGTTAGTATGTGCACGGTATCAGCAGCCTAACCttcagacaggcagagagatcCCTCATCATTCAAGTCATCTCCGAGTTCAGGCGTTCTGAGCCCCTCCTCGTCGGGGCTCAGGGCCACCGGAGATTCGTTTCCTGGGGATGAGGTGGAGAATACAGCAGGCCCACCTTTAGGTGGAGGGATTTCAATACCCATCAGACGGTACTTCCTCCGTCTGTTACTGATCCATGTCTGCCAGTCAGAAAGGACAAAAGACACAACACAGTACGTGTCAAAGACGTGGGGGGTAGTGGCAATGTATCAGATATGCATGGAATTACATCAGATATGTAGCAGGCGGCAGTGCAGGCTAAACAAGTCACAGTTGTTCTGTGGGACTTAAGCAGCACGGAGCGGCACAAAGAGACATTGCGCTaaccatagtctatatccaagacgttccacttctgggattgctctcgttctgccgtaaattccgccggatgtttctcttttcggatgtccgtttttggatgtccattaccttccgctttctttgggttgtaatgtttaactccggtggatttgtgaggactatggttaactgctcctcagatctctgcagggtaaatccagacagctagctagactatctgtccaatctgagttttctgttgcacgactaaaactacttttgaacgtacacatgttccaccaaaacaagttccttcctgagactattttgcagaggcaccgttgctctgctcagcgcttagcgccgcccaagacgattgtgattggtttaaagaaatgccaataaaccagagcacgtttttctcccatcccggaatgctgtgtggactcaccagaccctcctccgcagcgctgtggaggaaggtctggcaatgactACGCTAACAGCAACCGGACTCTACGCTACGCTAACCAGGAGTGCAAAATGAGGATGATAAATCTGTCAGTTTATCAGGGACACATATTTTTGCACTTTCATTATGGCTGTTTCATTGTGgtgagtaggctacattttgaatttctgtttgcacttgccATCTGAGGGAAAATGTGTTAATAATCTGTGTCCTTATGACAGCTTAGTCTGCTGTGTCAGCCACTACTGATGTTTTTCAATAAACAAATAACATTCATAACCTTCATGAAATCTGTGgacattcatgttttttggcgagatatagatatatatatctatatcctGTGAATATTCGACTATTCGTCGACTTTTGGGGAGCAGTTGATCGCTACTAAACTACACTATTCGTTtaatgccctaatacctgtaCCACATTAAGCCCAAACTAAATAGGTTTAAAGTAGTTGTTTAATTGTTGTAATTGTCAAAGATTATCCTAATACTGGCATGCTGTTTCTCTACGTAGACAAAAAATTTTCTTCTTTGCAATTAATATCCCAGTAAGTGAGATGGCAGTGGGTCATGTGTGTGTCAGGACTGAGAGACTATATTTAGTTCATCAGCATTCCTACTGTGGCCCTGATATGTAACTGTGTGACTTTTACACAACTTTGACTAAGAAAGTTTAACAACCTCTATGACCTAAACAAGTTGCtctttcttgttttcttttagcTCTGCAAAGTTCAGACAAGTCAAACAGCCTCATTTTCACTACATGTCATAGACAAGTGGCCAGACAATGTGAATAAGGCTCACAGCTCTCTGAGTCTACAAAACATCTCTCTAGTTTCAGGGATACTGCAGAAATTCTATGTCAGGAGGGAACCCATACATTTCTCTGTATTTGTTTAACACTGGGAATATACAAAACTAACTTTCAACCCTGGGGAGTTTGTTACCTTGACTATTTCAGTGTCTACATTGAGTTGGTTCGCTGCAGCAGTGATCTTTTCCCTGCAGACTGAGCCCAAGCTGGTCATGCCTCGGTCCCAGTAGCGCTTCAGCTGGATGAGATCCCCATCACTGAACTGGGTCCGATCCTGCAGCTGAAAACACAAACTCGTGTTTAACTACAGAACAGTTACGCTGATGACAACATCAGCATAAATTTGCAATAACCAAACAGTGAACCTGGTACCTTTTAGATGTTTATTTTCCCTatactactgtgtgtgtgtgtgtgtgtgtgtgtgtgtgtgtgtgtgtgtgtgtgtatatatatatatatatatatatatatatatatatatatatatatatatatatatatatatatatatatatatatatatatatatatattcaaagttttgtgtttaaagTGACAAGAAAAGTACTAACTGTTCTCTTTCTGGAGTTGCTGATAACCCAGGGGGCAGCAGACACACCAACTGAAGtctgcacacagagacacagtcaggtTAAGTTTTCAACTGACGTTGAAGTAGGGATGGGTAATGCTCAAAGATGTTCAATACCGACAGCGAGACCGATACAGTGACTTTGTTAACGGTTTCCTTAGCGATTTTGCATAccagtttaataaaatacattttaacagaaaaagacaacattaTAGTACTAATCTCGATTAGATCTGGTAGAAgaatgctgcatgcttattggctcactgacgctgatgagatttacaccttaggtattgaaattcggtattgaatgatgaggcatttttcgatactacAGAGGCAATTCGGTCTGTGCCTATAAAGTATTGAATACGGAACCCAGCAATACTTTGAAGGAAAGCAGCAACGCCACTAGAACCTCTCCTACCTGTGTGCTGGATTCCCCTGTAAGTGAGGTCTGTGCTGTTACGGAGTAGCTGCCctgaagagttgtgttgctgtggaGCAGTGCGGGTCTGGAGCGAGACATAGGGGGGGAGTGGCTTCCTCTCACCACAGACACTTCAGCCCCGGTTGGGCTAGTCGACGTCCGCTCCCTGTGGAGGTGTGTCTGAGCGGCCATGTTTGCCAGCTCCTCTTCCCTTTGCCACTCATCTTCTTCATCTCCAGTTTCCATGGCGATGGAGAAGTTATTAGGATGGGACGCTGGCCTGTGGCTTTCCTGGCTTTTCCGGGTGGAAACGTGACTCGGTCTAAGCCTGTCCCCCTCGCCTCTTTCTGACAAGGTGAAGACCTGCTGGATACGAGGTGTCTGCTCAGAGGGTGGACAAGAGTTTTGTACTGGGAGGGAGACCCAAGTCTTCTGAGGGGCAGGTGGTTGAGGTTGGGGGTTGGAGTGAGGTCTGGGCTGAGGCTGTGTTTGggacagggaggaagaggaccAGGGGCGAGTTTGCACTGTACCGTACTGCCTGGTCCAGCTGTGAGGTACTACTCCTGCTCCTGCACTTACCCCTGCATCCCCAAGGGATACAGTCCCCTTCCTGACTGCAGTGTTGACTAAAGGCCCTGAGGCAGATGCGATGGGTGGGAGGTTTTGAGAGAGTGAGACCAGCTTGGAGTGCAGGGGTGAGGAGGCGGAGCTGTTCCTGCTCAGCAGGGCCCGGTTGCTCAGAGACGAGGATGCGTGTGCAGAAAGCTCATAGTCTGAATGAGATGGTGGGGCTGTGGGTCTTGGGCGGGAGCGAGGGACGGAGTTGAGAGAGTAAATCCCGGTCAGTATGAcgtcattgttgttgttgttgttgttgttgttgcttccGCTGCTgtggggagaggaagaggaaggggaggaagaTGTCGACGAGAAAGAAGGGAAGGAcgaggatggagggagaaggTGTACATGATTCTGGATGTTCCGCGCTGCAGCCAGTTCAGCAGGAAACAGCGCCCCTGCGGCCAGGCTGTGATTGGACAGTGGACCTCCGGCCAACGAGTGATTGGAGAGTAATCCCCCGGCGAGTCCGTGACTGGATAAGGAATGAGACATGCCTCCGTTCTGTTCTACCTTGGAGGCGAGCTTACGTCT is a window encoding:
- the hdx gene encoding highly divergent homeobox encodes the protein MAAPFPSSYRMDAWSQRRGLQTMNLRSVFTTEQQKILERYYDNGMTNQSKACFQLILQCAQEAKLDFSVVRTWVGNKRRKLASKVEQNGGMSHSLSSHGLAGGLLSNHSLAGGPLSNHSLAAGALFPAELAAARNIQNHVHLLPPSSSFPSFSSTSSSPSSSSPHSSGSNNNNNNNNNDVILTGIYSLNSVPRSRPRPTAPPSHSDYELSAHASSSLSNRALLSRNSSASSPLHSKLVSLSQNLPPIASASGPLVNTAVRKGTVSLGDAGVSAGAGVVPHSWTRQYGTVQTRPWSSSSLSQTQPQPRPHSNPQPQPPAPQKTWVSLPVQNSCPPSEQTPRIQQVFTLSERGEGDRLRPSHVSTRKSQESHRPASHPNNFSIAMETGDEEDEWQREEELANMAAQTHLHRERTSTSPTGAEVSVVRGSHSPPMSRSRPALLHSNTTLQGSYSVTAQTSLTGESSTQTSVGVSAAPWVISNSRKRTLQDRTQFSDGDLIQLKRYWDRGMTSLGSVCREKITAAANQLNVDTEIVKTWISNRRRKYRLMGIEIPPPKGGPAVFSTSSPGNESPVALSPDEEGLRTPELGDDLNDEGSLCLSEDGTIDSQHRDEEDGIDVSIAAPLANNVKVEVIDEDEEDEYDNDDGELVASDLEQMQSMLEFKHEEVQFLENELENQKQKYDKLVSFTTSLLSAVRNKDLDRQQELMASLPQPSDQDWDMTLERGTQPAAVSADASSNHIGSPMAGASSEEPPLAPANEEVPLVTIKEDDTTTKVTKPSASEEQLQVAVTEQK